One genomic segment of Natrialbaceae archaeon AArc-T1-2 includes these proteins:
- a CDS encoding helix-turn-helix domain-containing protein: protein MSATPDDRLREFTFSLEYEPGTDPIADIVREHPTLEMSTIDVVLGDRSCIRLVQLTGPPNATDRLQTALEDRDYRPRSLGAEPCGGRSSWYRLECAPRRRLLYVYVEDVGTGVSVDRLAAAHVAPGTICESRCRDGTVWWRLLTRSDDGVGALYDHLETTLCEGVTLEMGHLGTATEWHGDGIVDVGLSGPQRQAIAAAAARGYYERPREVTLDELADELDVPESTLSYRLRMAESALVKHHLERFVDPDETPSD from the coding sequence ATGAGTGCCACGCCGGACGATCGGCTTCGTGAATTTACCTTCAGCCTCGAGTACGAACCCGGCACGGACCCGATCGCAGACATCGTTCGCGAACACCCGACGCTCGAGATGTCGACGATCGACGTCGTCCTCGGGGACCGCTCGTGTATCCGGCTCGTCCAGCTCACTGGCCCCCCGAACGCGACCGATCGCCTCCAGACGGCACTCGAGGATCGCGACTACCGCCCGCGTTCGCTCGGAGCCGAGCCCTGTGGCGGCCGGAGTTCGTGGTACCGACTCGAGTGTGCGCCACGACGTCGGTTGCTCTACGTCTACGTCGAGGACGTCGGGACGGGCGTTTCGGTCGACAGACTCGCAGCGGCACACGTCGCACCCGGTACGATCTGTGAGAGTCGCTGTCGCGATGGGACCGTGTGGTGGCGACTACTGACCCGCTCCGACGACGGCGTCGGCGCACTCTACGATCACCTCGAGACGACCCTCTGTGAGGGGGTAACGCTCGAGATGGGGCATCTCGGCACGGCGACGGAGTGGCACGGCGACGGCATCGTCGACGTCGGCCTGTCGGGCCCACAGCGACAGGCGATCGCGGCGGCGGCTGCCCGAGGATACTACGAGCGCCCGCGGGAGGTCACGCTCGACGAACTCGCCGACGAACTCGACGTTCCGGAGTCGACGCTGTCCTATCGGCTCCGGATGGCCGAGTCGGCGCTCGTCAAGCACCACCTCGAGCGGTTCGTCGACCCCGACGAGACGCCGTCGGACTGA